GCCCCCGACGGCCTCCACCACCCGGTAGATCTCGGCCGTGCCGGTGCGCACGCCGCCCCGGTTGAGCGTGGAGTCCGACCGGCCGGAGATCACGACCCCGCCCGCGGCGGTGACCTCGACCCAGTCACCGTGGCGCCACACCCCCGGGAACGTCGAGTAGTAGCTGGCCCGGTAGCGGTCGGCGCCGGGAGTGTCCCCCCACAGGAACAACGGCATCGACGGCATCGGTCCCGTGAGGACCAGTTCGCCGACCTTCCCGGTGACCGGCTGGCCGGCGGCGTCGAAGGCGGCCACCGGTGCGCCCAGGCACCGGCATTGCACCTCGCCGGCCCGCACCGGCAGGGTCGGGCACGGGCCCACGAAGGCGGTGCACACGTCGGTCCCCCCGCTCAGGGACGCGAGCAGCAGGTCGGGGCCGACGTGGTCGTAGACCCACCGGAAGCCGTCGGGCCCCAGGGGGGCGCCCGTCGAGCCCACGGCCTTCACCTTCGACAGGTCGGCGGCCCGGGCCGGCTCGGTGCCCGCCCGCATGCACGCCTCCACGAACGGCGCGCTGGTACCGAACCACGTGGTCCCTGTGGAGGCGGCCAGCCGCCACAGGGCGTCGGCGTCAGGCCAGGTGGGGCTGCCGTCGTAGAGCACGGCCGTCGCCCCGACCAGCAGGGCGCCCACCAGCATGTTCCACATCATCCAGCCCGTCGAGGTGAACCAGAAGAACCGGTCGTCGGGGCCCAGGCCGGCGTGCAGCGAGAGGAACTTGAGATGTTCGAGCACTATGCCGCCGTGGCCGTGGACCAGGGCCTTGGGCCGCCCGGTCGTGCCCGAGGAGTACAGCACCCACAACGGATGGTCGAAGGCGACCGGGGTAGTGGCCAGCGCTGTGGGCCCGCCGAGGCCGAGGCCGGTGCCGAGGCCGGCGAACGGGACCGTACCGGCCAGGGGCCCGGTGCCCACCACGTCGATCAGCACCGTGGCCCGCAGCGTGGGCAGGGAACGGGCCAGCTCGGCCACCACCGGGCGGCGGTCGTGGACGGCGCCCTTCCACCGGTAGCCGTCGGCCGCCAACAGGACGGTCGGCCCGATCTGGGCGAAGCGGTCGAGCACGGCCGCGGTACCGAAGTCGGGCGAGCAGCACGACCACACGGCCCCCAGGCTGGTCACGGCCAAGAAGGCGACCACGACCTCGGCCACGTTGGGGGCGTAGGCCGCCACCCGGTCACCCCTACCCACGCCCAGGCCGGCCAGGCCCCGGGCCACGGCCGCCACCCGATCGCGCAGCTCGCCGTAGGTGACGACCGGGTGGTCCCCG
This portion of the Actinomycetota bacterium genome encodes:
- a CDS encoding acetoacetate--CoA ligase — encoded protein: MTAEVLWSPSPEAVEAAAVTAFGRAAGHDRYDELWRWSVAHPGEFWAQVWHWSGVVGDPGPGPALADAAMPAAVWFPGATLNYVEQVFRAPEDRPALVCCWEGQEPGDHPVVTYGELRDRVAAVARGLAGLGVGRGDRVAAYAPNVAEVVVAFLAVTSLGAVWSCCSPDFGTAAVLDRFAQIGPTVLLAADGYRWKGAVHDRRPVVAELARSLPTLRATVLIDVVGTGPLAGTVPFAGLGTGLGLGGPTALATTPVAFDHPLWVLYSSGTTGRPKALVHGHGGIVLEHLKFLSLHAGLGPDDRFFWFTSTGWMMWNMLVGALLVGATAVLYDGSPTWPDADALWRLAASTGTTWFGTSAPFVEACMRAGTEPARAADLSKVKAVGSTGAPLGPDGFRWVYDHVGPDLLLASLSGGTDVCTAFVGPCPTLPVRAGEVQCRCLGAPVAAFDAAGQPVTGKVGELVLTGPMPSMPLFLWGDTPGADRYRASYYSTFPGVWRHGDWVEVTAAGGVVISGRSDSTLNRGGVRTGTAEIYRVVEAVGGVADSLVVDTGRLWLFVVPADGSPVVSPSLRAEIEDRLRTDLSPRHVPDEVVAVTEVPRTLNGKKLEVPVKRVLMGEPIDAVVTRGAVANPDALGTIAALAAGRRVT